In Thermosynechococcus sichuanensis E542, a single genomic region encodes these proteins:
- a CDS encoding glycosyltransferase: MSIHILLIAPSAPPKNSPEAIQVGRLLKLLNPSIRVTLVTPPPVNSGWAREDSTLTVDRPRLQVITPTLPVHRLMHRILTNSRLAWYHVPDTEFWLLWFTQYIIQQLRESPDVIYSRSGPYSAALLAQQLKLVLKRPWLMHLSDPWADSPYRRLKGKQRTLDQAYESRCFTDADLITLTTEGQANFYRQKYPNRADSISVTPNMMPVDWRSYRLLKPSPDQAFQKKVRIIHVGSLYGDRNPDGLLTAIENLFTMIPDIDKKLSIEFVGNMSKELSLKISSYPACIYHGSVSFKEAMQYQINADILLCIESKESTPLHQCFLPSKIVDYLALQKPILALTPKKSVTSHYCHRGYGWAFEPDDVSGITKFLLSLLQNPNKFQISLPPPPIELDPIRVTTSIENKLLALSKV, encoded by the coding sequence ATGTCAATCCATATATTACTTATTGCTCCTTCTGCTCCCCCAAAAAATAGCCCAGAAGCCATTCAAGTTGGTCGTTTACTGAAGTTGCTGAATCCCTCAATTCGGGTAACATTAGTCACACCCCCCCCAGTGAATTCAGGTTGGGCACGGGAAGACTCTACTCTCACTGTGGATCGACCTAGGCTTCAAGTTATTACCCCAACTTTACCAGTCCATAGGCTGATGCACCGTATCTTGACTAATTCACGACTAGCATGGTATCATGTTCCAGATACTGAGTTCTGGCTTCTTTGGTTTACCCAATATATTATTCAGCAGCTTAGAGAGAGTCCAGATGTCATTTATTCTCGATCAGGACCATATTCTGCTGCCCTCTTAGCACAGCAATTAAAGCTAGTCTTAAAACGTCCATGGTTAATGCATTTGAGTGATCCATGGGCTGATAGTCCTTATAGGCGTCTTAAAGGTAAGCAACGCACTCTTGATCAAGCCTATGAATCCCGTTGCTTTACAGATGCTGATCTTATTACTCTGACAACAGAAGGTCAAGCAAACTTTTATCGACAAAAGTATCCAAATCGAGCTGATTCGATTAGTGTCACTCCAAATATGATGCCAGTTGATTGGCGAAGTTATAGATTACTCAAGCCTAGTCCAGATCAAGCCTTTCAAAAGAAGGTACGCATTATACATGTTGGCAGCTTATATGGAGATCGTAATCCAGATGGATTATTAACTGCTATAGAAAATTTATTTACTATGATACCAGACATAGACAAAAAATTATCTATTGAATTTGTTGGCAATATGTCCAAGGAGCTATCTCTTAAAATTTCCTCTTACCCTGCTTGTATTTATCATGGTTCTGTTTCATTCAAAGAAGCTATGCAGTATCAAATTAATGCAGATATACTATTATGTATTGAATCTAAAGAGTCAACACCTTTACATCAATGTTTTTTGCCTTCTAAGATTGTGGACTATCTGGCTCTTCAAAAACCAATACTAGCACTCACACCAAAGAAAAGTGTAACAAGTCACTATTGTCATCGTGGTTATGGCTGGGCATTTGAACCTGATGATGTTAGTGGTATAACAAAATTTCTACTTAGTTTATTACAGAATCCGAATAAATTTCAAATCAGCCTCCCGCCTCCACCAATAGAACTCGATCCGATTCGTGTGACAACATCAATCGAAAACAAATTACTAGCGCTATCAAAGGTTTAG